The Thermomonospora amylolytica sequence CGACAGGCCCGGCTCGATCTCGTCGGGGATCCCGACCTGGTGCAGGCCGACGACGCCCTGGTCGTCCTCGCCGACCCGCATGGCGATGATCGAGCTGGTGCCCTCCGGGGTGATCGGGATCTTGTTGCAGGGCAGGATCGGCACGCCGCGCCAGGCCGGCATCGGCTTGCCGCCCACCTCCACCGAGTCCGGGTACAGGCCGCGGGCGTTGCACTCGCGGCCGAACGCGGCGATGGCGCGCGGGTGCGCGAAGATCAGGTGGGTGCTGCGCCGCCGGGACAGCAGCTCGTCCAGGTCGTCGGGGGTGGGCGGGCCGCTGCGGGTGTAGATCCGCTGCCGCAGGTCGGCGTTGTGCAGCAGGCCGAACTCCGGGTTGTTGATCATCTCGTGCTCCTGCCGCTCGCGCAGCGCGTGCACGGTGAGGCGGAGCTGCTGCTCGACCTGGTTCATCGGCTCGTTGTAGAGGTCGGCGACGCGGGTGTGGACCCGCAGCACGGTCTGCGCGACGCTCAGCTCGTACTCGCGCGGGGTCAGCTCGTAGTCGACGAAGGTGCCCTCGATGACGGGCTCGCCGGTGTGCCCGGAGGCCAGCGCGATCTCGGCCTCGCCGTACTTGTTGGTGGGGACCTCGGCGGCGGGCCGCACCCCGGCGAGGTGCTCGCGCAGCGTCTCGGAGTTGTCCACCAGCGCGCGGAACTCCGCGACGGGCAGCGACAGCACCGTGCAGCGGGTCTCGGTCCGGGCGGTGAAGTCCCAGGCGCCGGGCTCGTCCAGGAGCGCGTCGGCGCCGAGGTGGTCGCCGTCGGCCAGCCGGCCCAGCACGATCTCCTCGTCGTACTTGCCGCGGCCGACCTTGCTGACCCGGCCGTGCGCGATCAGCAGCAGCCGGTCCACCGGGGCGCCGGCCTCGACGATCACCTCGCCGGGCCCGTGCTCGTGCTGCTCGAACCGGTCGGCCAGCGCCTCCAGCACGGCGGCGTCGCCGTACCCCTTGAGGGCGTGGATCTCGCCCAGCTCGGCGGGGATGACCCGGACCTGGGAGCCCACGTTGGCGAACGTGACCCGCCCGTCCCCGAGGGTGTACGTCAGCCGCCGGTTGACCCGGTAGGTCCCGGCGGAGACCTGCACCCACGGCAGCAGCCGCAGCAGCCACCGGGAGGTGATGCCCTGCATCTGCGGGACGGACTTGGTGGTCGACGCGAGGTTGCGCGCCGCCGCGGTGCTGAGGCTGCTGTTCCTGCCGCCCTCGACCCTGATGTCGGGAGACTCCGTCACGATCTTCACCCGCCTGTCGACTCGCCTGCCGGAACCGTCGGCGCGAGCGTAGGAAGCCGGGGCGAGCCGGGACGACGGGGCGTTCCGCGGCACGGAACGGCTTGTCGCGCCATGTCATTCGATCGCTGCGGTGAGTTTCCGCCGGGCGGCCGGTGCAAGCGTGGTCGTTTGAATACCTTCTGTAGCAGGAGGGGCCAATCGGACCGACCATCGACCGAGGGAGAGACCTTGACTGCTGCCCTGCGAACGGCCCGGCGCGCCGACGCGGCGGGCCCGATCGGACGGGCGATGACAGTGCTGGGCTGTCTCGGCGCCCGGCCGTCGCCGCTCAGCCTGGCGGAGATCGCCCGGCGGACCGGGCTGCCCAAGACCACCGTGCACCGGCTGCTGGCGGCGTTGCAGGCACAGGGCGCGGTGCGCCGCACCCCGGCCGGTTACGTGCTCGGCGAGGCCGTCAGGCGGTGGTCGGACGGCGCGGAGACGGCCCACCGGGACGCGCTGCGCCACCTGCTCACCCCGCATGTCACCGAGCTGTACGAGGCGACCCGGCTGCCGGCGAGCCTGGCCGTCCTGGACGGGGACAGCGTGGTGCACCTGGTGTCGCTGTACCCGCGGAGCATGGCGGACCAGGCCCCGCACCGGGCCGCGCGGGTTCCGGCCGCGCGGACGGCGCTGGGCCGTCTGCTGCTGGCCTACCGGCCGGGTCCGGGCGAGCCGGAGCCGGAACTGCTGCGGATCCGCCGGGACGGGATCGCGTTCCTCGGCGGGGGCCCGTCCGGCGGTCCCGCCGAGGTCGCGGTGCCGGTGGCGGCCCGGCCGGATCGGGGGATGGTGGCGCTGGGGCTGGCCGGGGGGCTGATCGATCCCGGCGCGGAGGGGCTGTTGCGGCGTACCGCGCTGGAGGCCCGGCTGACGCTGCGGCGGCACCGTGCCGCGCTGCCCTGACCCGCCCTTTCGGGGGCCTGGAGGCAGGTCGGGCGACCGCGATCGCCTGACCGCCTTCCGGTCCGAGAGGCCCCTC is a genomic window containing:
- a CDS encoding family 2B encapsulin nanocompartment shell protein; the protein is MTESPDIRVEGGRNSSLSTAAARNLASTTKSVPQMQGITSRWLLRLLPWVQVSAGTYRVNRRLTYTLGDGRVTFANVGSQVRVIPAELGEIHALKGYGDAAVLEALADRFEQHEHGPGEVIVEAGAPVDRLLLIAHGRVSKVGRGKYDEEIVLGRLADGDHLGADALLDEPGAWDFTARTETRCTVLSLPVAEFRALVDNSETLREHLAGVRPAAEVPTNKYGEAEIALASGHTGEPVIEGTFVDYELTPREYELSVAQTVLRVHTRVADLYNEPMNQVEQQLRLTVHALRERQEHEMINNPEFGLLHNADLRQRIYTRSGPPTPDDLDELLSRRRSTHLIFAHPRAIAAFGRECNARGLYPDSVEVGGKPMPAWRGVPILPCNKIPITPEGTSSIIAMRVGEDDQGVVGLHQVGIPDEIEPGLSVRFMGIDDQAVIKYLVSAYFSAAVLVPDALGVLEDVVVFAS
- a CDS encoding IclR family transcriptional regulator, producing MTAALRTARRADAAGPIGRAMTVLGCLGARPSPLSLAEIARRTGLPKTTVHRLLAALQAQGAVRRTPAGYVLGEAVRRWSDGAETAHRDALRHLLTPHVTELYEATRLPASLAVLDGDSVVHLVSLYPRSMADQAPHRAARVPAARTALGRLLLAYRPGPGEPEPELLRIRRDGIAFLGGGPSGGPAEVAVPVAARPDRGMVALGLAGGLIDPGAEGLLRRTALEARLTLRRHRAALP